In Oryzias melastigma strain HK-1 linkage group LG18, ASM292280v2, whole genome shotgun sequence, one DNA window encodes the following:
- the smim20 gene encoding small integral membrane protein 20, protein MSKNTRIALVFGGFITAVAAALYPIFVYPLTHKDEYRQTQRINRSGINQEDVQPVGLKVWSDPFKPSEKR, encoded by the exons atgtctaaaaataccAGAATAGCGCTGGTTTTTGGGGGGTTTATAACAGCAGTCGCCGCTGCTTTATATCCTATTTTCGTCTATCCCCTGACACACAAAGACGAGTACA GACAAACTCAAAGGATAAACCGGTCTGGAATAAACCAGGAAGATGTGCAGCCTGTGG gtctAAAAGTTTGGTCTGATCCCTTCAAGCCCTCAGAAAAGCGATGA